The following proteins are co-located in the Herpetosiphonaceae bacterium genome:
- a CDS encoding cytochrome P450 translates to MDSTISEQTGADPPAALGASYNPFIPPQRDDPYPFYAQARRAEPVCHIPYLNLWLVTRHEDVFAVLRDPARFSSADFLKPMVPWPPELARVLDSGYPEAPGLVNNDPPAHDRIRALFSAAFSPRRVAELAPRIHALAHALVDQFVDQGHVDLVSHFADPLPMTVIGDLLGIPRSDIRMLKRWCDDRMLLYAPEIPLEQKLVFAENYLQFQRYCAAMIADRRANPRDDLTTALVEARVEGLTPLTNAEIIVNILVLFFAGHETTSSVIAQMVYLLLNDPDQWRALHADRSLLPAAIEEGVRITSPVQGEPRTTTEPVELGGVQLPAGARLHAMYASANHDETVFPDPERFDIERDNLKRHLGFGWGVHFCLGASLARLELRIALETLLDRLPNLRLAPNFTPEFVPSFFLRNPTRLLLTWDTA, encoded by the coding sequence ATGGATTCGACCATCTCCGAGCAGACCGGCGCTGATCCTCCGGCGGCGCTGGGCGCAAGCTACAACCCGTTCATTCCGCCGCAGCGCGACGATCCCTACCCGTTCTATGCGCAGGCGCGCCGCGCGGAGCCAGTCTGTCACATTCCGTACCTGAACCTGTGGCTGGTCACGCGCCATGAGGATGTTTTCGCGGTCTTGCGTGATCCCGCGCGCTTCTCGTCCGCCGACTTCCTCAAGCCGATGGTGCCCTGGCCTCCTGAGCTGGCGCGGGTGCTGGATTCGGGCTATCCTGAAGCGCCCGGCCTGGTCAACAACGATCCGCCAGCTCACGACCGGATTCGCGCTCTATTTAGCGCCGCGTTCTCGCCCCGCCGTGTGGCGGAGCTGGCGCCGAGAATCCATGCGCTGGCGCACGCGCTGGTCGATCAGTTTGTCGATCAGGGCCACGTCGATCTGGTGAGCCACTTCGCCGATCCGCTGCCGATGACCGTCATCGGCGATCTGCTGGGTATTCCCCGGAGCGACATTCGGATGCTCAAGCGCTGGTGCGACGACCGGATGCTGCTGTACGCGCCCGAAATTCCGCTGGAGCAGAAGTTGGTCTTTGCCGAGAACTATCTTCAGTTCCAGCGCTACTGCGCGGCGATGATCGCGGATCGACGGGCGAATCCTCGCGATGATCTGACCACCGCGCTGGTTGAGGCGCGCGTCGAGGGCCTGACGCCGCTGACGAATGCCGAGATCATTGTCAACATACTGGTGCTGTTCTTTGCGGGCCACGAGACAACCAGCAGCGTGATCGCGCAGATGGTCTATCTCCTGCTCAACGATCCCGATCAGTGGCGGGCGCTGCACGCGGATCGCAGCCTGCTGCCAGCGGCGATCGAGGAGGGCGTGCGGATAACGTCGCCGGTGCAGGGCGAGCCGCGCACCACTACCGAGCCGGTGGAGCTTGGCGGCGTGCAGCTTCCGGCAGGGGCGCGGCTACACGCCATGTACGCCTCGGCGAACCATGACGAGACGGTGTTTCCCGATCCTGAGCGCTTCGACATCGAGCGCGACAATCTCAAGCGGCATCTGGGCTTTGGCTGGGGTGTTCACTTCTGCCTGGGGGCGTCGCTGGCCCGCCTGGAGCTCCGAATCGCCCTTGAAACCTTGCTCGATCGCCTGCCGAACCTGCGCCTTGCCCCGAACTTTACGCCGGAGTTTGTGCCGAGCTTTTTCCTGCGCAATCCCACCCGTCTGCTGCTGACCTGGGATACCGCCTGA